The segment CTTTAAATCCCtgtctttcctccctttcttctgttttttatgCTTCTCCCAATTCTGTGTTGCTCCCACCAACTTCTCAGTGGATAAAGACTAACTTTCTCCTGTTACAATGCTCGACATTAATTCACCACTGTGGATGAGGGCCGATATCCCCAGTTTCTTGAATGAGTATGAGTTGAAGGTGTTATATGGTGAATGACAATTCCATGCAaaatagttttggttttttttctgctTGAGATCACATTGTTTGGTGTCTAGCCCACCTACCTCCTGATAGATTCCATTTACAACATAGTCCAAATGAGCCATGGAAAGCATGAACCTCCCCAGTAAGGAGAATCAGAATGAGGAAAAGCCAGAAAAAGTCTCATATGGGGAACGGATGAGAAAAAGGGCAGTGATTTAGGGAGAACGTTgatcacattaaaatatttagttgTCACATGGAAGAAATGGACTAATTTTGTGTGGCTCCCAGAGTGGGACCTAAAACTAATAGGTACAAATGACAGGGAAGCAGATTTATGGTCAAAATGGGAAAGGCCTTTCTTGCAAGCTGAGCTGTGCAACCGCAGAGACAGGCTGTTTATAAAAAGAAGGTTATTGATGGAAGGACGCTTGAAGCAGGTGCTGATGGATGTCACAAACGCACCTCAGAGGGCCTTCTCCACGGTCTCTTTCATGTTTAAGATTCTTCAATTCTAATGACCTAGAAATGTTACTTGCTTTGATATAAATTCAGTCTCTATGGATGCCTGACTAATGAGAATTCTGGCTTGAGCTGAGGCAGAAAGTTACACTGATCAGCTTAGAACTGCGATTTCTGTTGTCAGCATCCACGGATCTCAGGTTCCAAAGATGTCTTTTCATGTGGCCAATTAGATAAATTGTACTATTATAACACATAAATAATGACGCTTATAGAGGGATCATAAGAGAAACAAAAGTAGAAATCCCCTATGATAATCTGTTGCTTTTCCAAGTGGCTCCTGGATGGTGTGCCCAGGCATAGATCCCAGGGCCACGTGCTTCAACTTCAGTTATTGGACATGGTGGCATTTCCCCCACTTGTTTTAGTACATAGAATCCGCTTTCCAAAATGACAATGAGAAGTAGCCTTACCTATTTATAACCTGACATTCAGCCCTCAGGGTTTCACATTttggcatcattttattttctaaataaaaatgtttttcttttgcttcttgcTCTCTCTCCCATAGGTAACCAGGGAAATCACTTACGAGAAACTAAATAACTGGTTAGGCTCAGCCAACATGAAAGATGCAGCTGTGGTTCTGCACCTGCCCCAGCTCCGACTCGACGGGTACCATCAAGACCTGACTTCCATACTGGCAGCTCTGGGAATGACTGATGTCTTCGATCTCTCAAGGGCTAACTTGTCTGGCATAACTGCAGGAGGTGGCCTCGTGGTCTCCAAGATAATCCATAAGGCCACGCTGGAGGTTACTGAGAGTGGCTCAGAATCCACGTTTACCAACCAAACAAGCAAAGCGGAAAATCCTGAAATCTTCAAGGTGGATCGTCCTTTCCTCTTGTTTATCCTACACAAGGAAACAAAGATGATTCTCTTCTACGGCAGAGTCTCCACCCCTTAAGGAAGGAAATGAATTTATACTCAAACCACCTTCCGATTCCTCAAATTAGCTGGATTTTATGAGTTTGTAGACAACACTCTGTGTAGGTACAGCTAAAAGAGACACTCCGTGCTTCTTAGCGATGTTTTCCTTTCAGCTATCTCATGTAGAATATCCAGCCCATCCATCTCTTCTGGTTTGGTTTACTTTGGTTAAACAATTTACAATATGCTATTATTTGAGcttattaaaaaattatgatcAATACTACTTTTTTCCTCTCTTAAAAAATGAACAGCTTTAGTGTgagataattcacataccataaaattcaccacttatttatgtctatttattttaattgaagtatagttgactggcagtattatattagtttcaggggtaAAATAcagtaattcagtatttttacagattatactctatatgaagttgttataaaatattggctatattccctgtgctgtacattatatccttgtatcttattttttaataactagTGGTTTGTGCCTCTGAATCCCTTCCTCCTACattgcccctcccacccccctcctcACTGGTAACTAGTGGTTTGTTCTTTGTAGCGGTGAGTCTGTTTTGGGTTTGATATTAACTTTCTCAGGTAGACTTCAACTTGCTCCGACCTTCGTTAATACGTCGCCAAAACCCAGAATGCCTTTTTCCAAAGAAGCAGTATTATTCCATGAGATTAGGTCACCAAGTTATTTCTTCAAAACTTGGTCACCTCACCTGCAGCTGAACTAACGCTGCTATAGCAAGAGGCGCTGACCTCCACTGCATGTATGGTCAAGTGCCAGGCACTCACAggaatcatctcatttaattcccaccCAAGCCCTGAGAGGCAGGAATTGCTGTTGTCTCATTTAAAGACGGGAAACTGAGATGTGCGTTAAGTAATTTAACACGCAAAGGGCAAGTGGCAGACTGGATTTTTCAAACCCAGAAAGTTGGGTACCAGACTCCAGCTCTTGACCACCAGCTACCCTGTCCTGCTCACAAGTCTACATTCTGAGACTCAGAACCAGGACCCCTATGGTAGAAAACGgagcagaaagaaagggaagaaagttgTTTTCCTGCTTTCCCTCATACAGGGGTGGGCACGGTTGAAATGACACTTGTAGAAGATGTTCGAGTTTACAAAGAAATTGCATACTTGAAATCGTTTAATAGACACGCGTGTTTGTATTTTgtgctctttctctcttcctgtgtccCTTTCCACTTATTTCCACTCTGTCATCACCAAGCTCTTCTTCCTCCTGGCTTCCAGGCGCCCCGCATCTCAAGTCCCTCTCCAGAGACACTGAGAACAACATGGAAAGAACCCTGGATTTGGTGTCGAGAGATCTCAGCCAAAATGCTGACTCTGTGCATTTAGTAGCTGCCAGGTTTGGGCGAAGCATTCACCTCTCAGAGCTCAGTCTCATTCTCTGCAAGGGGGACGTTCCAATCCCACCTTGTCCATCAGGCTGCTGGGAGATTCAAAAGCTATCACACACAGCAATGCCTGATAAGCTGTTAACTTTCAATCACATGCTGCCAACATGTGCCGTCCAAGGTCGCTGCACAAGGGGCCCAAAGAATCCCCTTTGGgtcatccttttttttcctgtctgcttTCTACCTCTCTAATGGGGAAAATGTTACTCCTTCTTCATGCTGTGTGCAGATCTGATTATCTACTACCGATTACTTGTGCTGTAATTTGCAATCATTCTGCATTTTTAGTTTTATCTGGTGAGAATGAGTCAGGGAAACAGTTTTGAGTATTTGTCCCCAATATTTAAAGTTTGAATTATGCCTCTATTTCTAAGTGTGTTGGGCACAAACTCCAGTTTACAGATAGTTCAATCCCTTTGCTCATGTCAGAACCTAAAAAAAATCGTTTTTACCATTCAACTTTAAATTTACTAACATAATAAATCTAATATTAACCATTAAGTCATTTGACTGCTGACCTGTACCAGGAGAATCATTCCAATGACTCATTGTAATGGGACTGTTTCTAAATCTTCACTACCTCGAAACTTAGATTTTAACAGCTTTAGAGACTGGATATAGCAATTATATTTTGAGAGAACTAAACAAAAATTCTGTAATATGTAACTACCAAGGAAATAGTCGCCATACTGTACTATTACACATTTGCTGGTTGCCTAGAGTAGTTCACACTGAGTCACTCTGCACACCCTGTGCTCTACTACAAGTGACTTGGTACACCCTAATAACACAGCCCCGGAGTTTGTTGTAAATAATTTCCATTGTCTAAGCTGACATCTGAGTCACCACATTTTCCACATGCAGTGTTGCCAGAAGCAGCCAAAGAGGTCCAAGAAGACAACTGATACTGGCTAAACCAGGAAGTACAAACAGGTGGGGGCAAGGACAAAGCATACGCTATTTTGAAACATTTCAACTTTTGGGTTTTTTCATTTCAATGTTgggcatttttcttctttttaaacttttacatCCGTGCCCCCTGGTCATTtccatggggggaaaaaaaaagaagaaaagaaaaatttaatcgGGAGACGTGGGACGCATATGGTTTTTGTGaactattttctataaaaaaaattctaagagtCTAATCCTTAGTTCAAACGGAACGCACAGAGGCTGAGTATGAAGCCATTGCACCTCCAATGCGAACGAGACAAACAAGGACCCCTCCGCGGGCCTCTCCTTGCCAGGGACGTGTTTCTGGAGGGAGTGGCAGCTGGCGTGGCCGGCGGGAGCCCTGCTGGTTATGGAACCCAGCCCTTGCTCTTCC is part of the Camelus bactrianus isolate YW-2024 breed Bactrian camel chromosome 30, ASM4877302v1, whole genome shotgun sequence genome and harbors:
- the LOC105073984 gene encoding ovalbumin-related protein X-like, with product MGQNQMQTNETNSHSMTDQERSHSVTLPKGEIKDLLLPNSLTASDQLVLVNAISYRGTWKYAFQKDQTTAMAFRLDESQSKPVQMMRLQGLLKLGSIKEPQVQVLEMPDAEDHLSMVIVLPSEDVGLGRVTREITYEKLNNWLGSANMKDAAVVLHLPQLRLDGYHQDLTSILAALGMTDVFDLSRANLSGITAGGGLVVSKIIHKATLEVTESGSESTFTNQTSKAENPEIFKVDRPFLLFILHKETKMILFYGRVSTP